AATTGGCAAAAGAGACTAAAAATATTGATCATCACTGGAGAAATTATAATCCCAAACACATTAAATAATTGGCAAAAGAGACTAAAAATATTGATCATCACTGGAGAAATTATAATTACCAGTAATCACATGAGGCAACTTAGGTGGATGAGAATCCATTATTATATGATTATCAATATGGCATCCCTATCCACTGTGATTTATCACATAAATACAAAAAAGGACATGATATGCAGAAGAAGACAGACACAGATAGGGTAAAGCTAAAGCTGCTTCTCAATAGAGACAGAACATATTAGCAGTTCTTCATTGGCACTGAAACCATACATTACCACtgtcatcttttctttctttcttaggTCCAACTTCCAAAGATTCAAGTTACAAGTCAAACACACCTCAAGCTGTACACACAGAATCCAAGGTTCTTTATAAACATAGGAATAACTGcaaaatagtagataattagatGTATTTCATCAAAGCTAATTCACATTCATTTATACTTGAAACTATAACAAAAtgaatactttttttttcaagaacttTACTTGGTTCAAGGAAGTCTTTTTACCAGTCAAAGACTGAAAATTTAAAGCTTTTACAGTTTCTTTTTGTTAAAAGTTTTTGACAGTAAATAAGTAAATTCCAATAGATCAAAGTCAAGCAAGAAGCTGACTtgcttaaattataaatttaaaaaaaaaagttaaaaatgaaATACTTGTAAGACTGATATAGGATGGCttattggattttatttttatttttttagcttTAATGAGTGTAGAGTGCTAATACAGAATTTCTCTCAGAATTTTATCCAAGTTAATCTTTTAATGTTTGCTAATTTAAAACTTAATTCGAACTAGTAGTTTATCATTTCAATCTTCTTGACTTGCTTTAACAACTCTTTCCAAAATAGGTGAGAAAGAGGTCTAAGATAACTGACAATAATTTACTTCACAAAAATTTTCAGTAATACACAATTGTCACACCAAAACATATACAACCCTCTGGGAATGATGCTTTTCCTTTTACATCTTCCTGTAAGATAGAACTTTCTTCTTAAGATGGAGGGAAAAACCGGTTGAGGTTGAAAGGGAGGGTGTAGAATTCTTCATTCCTGGTATCTCCTTTGAATGATCTAAACTTGGCCCACCATGGCATTCCTCTATCCTTTCCACTATCCTTGTAATCAAGTGTGTTGTCCAAGAATGCAGCAATAATCAATGCAACACTTGGTGAAGAGAAGAATATAGTATTAAGGAAATCAttaaactgaaaaaaaaaaaaaaaacaaaaggaatAAGAATTAGTAACATTTCTCATAAAGAATGACATGCTTTTAGGTTGTGTCAAGCACAAGCCATCACAAATAGAAGCATAAGATGCATAGCTAGAACAGAAATCTCCATGACAGTATATAGTTCATGTCAATAGATCACCATGATAGCACTTAGTTAATGTTTTGAGAAGAcaactttcaaattttcaagTCTCTGgacaatttttaatataataatatggATGGAAAAACAGACTCACCCATCTAGCCTTTGTATGAGTAGGTCCATGAAGGGCCTTGGCAGTGTATTCTCTGAAATACTCAGGAATGGAAAGTCCTAAGAAAAGGGCAACACCAGTAATAAAGAGGTTCCTCAATGAGTTCATGTTAGTGAACTGCAGAAATGATAGTCCCACAGAAGCTGAAACATACAAAGAGCAATTGTCATCAAAAGATAGACGAATGAAGCATAGATAGGCTCCAATGAAATCGAAGGTGAAATGAATTAAACGGTTATAGCTTATACTCACCTACAAGACCAAATAGAATGCAGTGTGCAGCTGCAAAAATAGGTAAGGGTATTGATGCAAAGAAAGCTCCAAATTTTCCTGAAGAGGTATATTGTGCTTTGTAAGtaaaaatcatgaaataaaCTGTCAAAGTAAATTTAGTTAAGACTAATGTTGCCCCACAGTTTACTACTCACCTAACATTGAGAAGAATATCATAAAGCCCGCTGAAATTTGAATGACCCTTCGACTTCCAACGCGAGTGCTTCCAAGGAGTCCCACATTCTCTCTGTCATGATCCTAGGAGAATCAAATTTGTGTCCTATATAATAGTGAAACTGGAAACTAGGAACATGAAGAATTGCACTTACACAGAAACTGATGAACCAGTTGCTGTTCCAAAAAGTCCATTTAGCAGTATTCCAATTCCCTGCCAGCCAATACCACGGCTTAGAACATGTGAAGGAGGTGGTGTTGCACTTGCcagtcttgatgcacctttgtaTGCCCCAGTTGACTGTGAAAGGTTTTTCCTAATTTAGTTAGTCAACTATGAAGCTCAAGTATTGATACAGAATATGAACATGATATTAGAAATTCCAAGACACCATAAAGCTTTAGTAGAACATAAATCACAAACTTTAACTACAAATGAGGAACACGAATTGAAGTATTAGTATAAATTGTTAGAATCGAATTTCAGTATGAACTGTCATCTTTAAATACAATACCTCAATTAAGGAGACTAAAACTGCAGCTGTCATTGCAAAAGCATGACCAACATTGAATGTAGGAGCACCCCACTCAAGAGGGTATGGGATCTTTATCCTGCAAGAAACAATGTTCAAGAGTTAATGGCAATTGCTCATCAAGCTTCTCATTGCAACTAATTTCAAATGTGGGAGAGATGTTTTATGCACTAACCATGGAGCAGAAGAAATAAGATTGGCTCTGTCTGTTCTGCAATTATGTTGGGTTAGTTCCGGGCGGTGTTTGTATGCTCCACTTGCTGTTAAGAGATGTGCATATGCCCAAATGATGGTGGTTGATATAAGTAGTGCAAACCTCTCTAGTATTGGTATTTGTCTTGTATGGAAGCTTTTCAAGTACTGCATAATGAAAATATTGTAACACAATTATTATTCATGTCATAGGGGTTcggctatatttttatgttggttgccgAAGACCTAACACAACCTTCCTCCTTTATCCGGGCTTGGGACCGGCTATGTACCGCAAGTGTAACATAGGCGGAGTTTTTGTAACACAAATATTGTAACACAATTATTATACTTTACCAAATTCGAATGTATAGAAAATACTCTACATTGACATAATGAAGTTGAATTTGAGTAGTACCTGAGAGAAGGCTACAAACAGAACTAACATGGGAATTCCAATCTCAACACAATGTCCAACCTGAAAGAAGATTCAAAACAACAAACAATGTTAGACAGAAAGAGAGAGTCTTAAATTTCTTGTATAGTCAGATAACAAGTACTGTTGACACATGAGttattgttttatatatatatataccacaGGGAAACCTCGGTCAAATAATCCAAAACCAACTAATGCAATCACTGGAGCCATTCCAAGTGGACTGAAAAACCTGAAAGAAAAGGGGAAGGATAATACAGTAATGATATCAAAGCTTCATTCTTCAAATGCAAGAATATCTATTCATTTCAAATAGAAGAATTTTTACCTACCTAGAACAAATGGCCCATAATTGGCTAAAACCCaaaataatttgtatacttGATGCTACTATCATTGCACCTTGGACTGCTCTCATTGTGTTAAGAAATCTCTGGAAATCAATGAAAGAGCGTTAATTTATGCAGACATGGAGCATAGACATGATAAATTCAAGGCAAATTTCAAATTTGAATGCTTAAACTCACATTTTAAAGGAACTAAGATATAATTTCAACATAATAAATAGGACCATCAACTTATAAATGAACTTAAGGGAAAAACATTATGACCAAAGAGTAGAGAAATGTACAAACCAAATGAGGGTCCTGTATCTTCATAAGTGATGAATCATGGATTATAGATATAATGGGGACCATGTATGCATAAGATCCTCCTACCACTGTTGGTAACCGGGTTCCAAAGAGTGTCTGTAGCAATGTATTAATCCCTTCAACAAAAAGCAGTGTCTGAATCACCCTAACTTTATCATCCTGAACCGTTGTATGAAACATCAATTCCCCCATTTAGGCCAATGCAGACGAAAAATAAGCCAAGGTAATTTCATTTTCAGTCTATACAAAATTTTCTCTTCTGTGGGGCCCAACCAGCTCAATGAGTCAATTTTGATTTAGCAAATGATGACAAAATCCAAATATATAATTTCAATACAATCAAAAGCTggacaaaaaagaaagaaaaaacttTACTTCCTAGGGATTTCCTGATATCAAATAATATCATCAGAAATTCAGAATAAGAAAAGCCTGTAAAGCATATTTAATGcatattttaaaagtatttataaCTATTCATTCGGTTTTTTTAACTAATATAGACCTTTTTAACATTAAAAATGAGAAAGAGTAGTTGTAAGTGCAACTGAAGCAGGGAAAAAATGTGCCCAAGCACACAAGAAGTTCTCAGAAGAAATACAAAAAATGAAGTTTTGAAGATgcagaaagaaaaaagagttgGAAGCATGGAATGGCTTACATCACTTCCTCCCATCAGAGGCACAAGGAATGAAGGAATCATGACAGCAGTTCCTAAAGCCAGAATATAATGCTGGAAACCAAGAGCTATTGACTCCACTGTTAACAGTTTAGAAGCAAATATATGACTGTCACGGAAAACCAAAATGGTCACAGAAACTGAAACTGAAAATGTAGTTGAGGAAAGGTGAAAGCTTTGCATACCCCAAGATGGGTTTGAGTCTATACAGTACTCCAAGCCTTGAAGCTGGTCCATTGGTGGGTGGTTTATCTCTTCTGGCTTAGAAGCTTCCATGATCTCTGACACAGCTTGTAACTCTTCTCTTCCTCAAAAACCTTGTTGCTAATGATGGATAAAAAAGAACAGCttgagagagagagacagagaaCTAGATGAAAATGTGAGAGAACTGAGGGAGTGGAAGAGAATGCAGTAGTGTAGTAGAGTCAATGTATGAACTATGAAGTTGAATAGCAGAAAGAAAAGAGactagatatatatatatatatatatatatatatatatatatatatatatatatatatatatatagagagagagagagagagagagagagatgagacagagaaaagagagagaatgcGCAGTTGAAGTCTTGAAGAGACACACAGAGTAGTTAGTGAGAACTGAGAACACAGCAACTGAGTAACAAGAGAAATTGCACTGTCTTCAACACTTCAATACATCACTTTACTtttgatttttatattaatagttaataattaatagAATAAATGATCATTTGTATCATAAAAGATAAAAACTCTGATATATGTATTCACGTTACATCGAAACTAAATTTGTACCTACACAAGATGTTTCTATGCGACAAAAGTACTCTACATGGCACTCCAATCCTCCAAAAGACAGGATACTTTTGTCACACGAAAGGCATCTTGTGTGAGTACAAATTTAGTTTCGATTTAGCGTGGACACATATGTCAACATTTTTATCTTTGTACAAATAGTCAtttattcataattaataaaaaaaaaactaaattactGGCCTTTTATACGCACGCACGTACGTTTTGGTATCTTACACCGAATTGATTTATTCTTCTTTACCATTGATCTAGTGATAAAGACAACAGTAAAGActgagcttttttttttttttttgtaaacaAAGTGTGTTTTATTTCAATATAGAAAacacaaatatggagttatgCTTTGTGTTATCTAATAATGTTTTGTGGTCGAGGAAAACAATCCACAAAATCTGGAGTTATGCTTTGTGATAATAAGGCCTTGAAGCTTGtcatattcttattattttatttaaatatatgtaATGCTGTGCACTTAAATTATTAAAACGCTAAGCATGTTAAAGGAagttaaaaatacaaataaaattaaatcaacaAACTTTTGTTAGAGAATATCCAAAGCACTTTAATTTGTCTGCATTGACATGTAcctttaaataaatatttgagaaaagggtaAATAAATTTTTGACTTTTTGATTTGTAGATATTTAAGTTTTCgagaatttgaaaatacatttaaatttttgacttTTTCAAAATCTAGACATACTGATCTTTTATGTTCATTTTGGTCAGATTTAATGAAAAAATCATATATGACTCCCGTTGTATTGACCTGGTTGATACGGATGCACATGagagaatttttaaaattgaacaAATTAGACTCAGAAATCGATATGTCCAAATTTTAAAGAggtaaaaaattaaatgtatttttaaattttcagaaactTAAATATTCGTATACCAAAAAGTCAAGAATTGATTTGTCATtttctttaaatatttataGAGGAAATTTTGATTGATGAAGAGAGGTAGCAAGTGACATTTCTTTTCTCAAGAACTATGATGTGTTTGCATCCCTCATCATGAAAAAGGTAATAGACCTAGTAAGCCATCTTTATGGAGGGAAAGATGATGCATCCTATGTTATCTATCTCTAGAGGCTTCATTTCCTTAGTATATGTATATCCCGTTAACAACCAAGAAATCATTACTAAGTCATAAAAGGAACAACCTTAGTGCTAGCTTTGtgacaataatattaattaagaaaagaaatgtcagattctattattttagatgaagagaaacactttttttctttttctttcctttttcatgTAACTTTCTATGAATGGGCCTGGCTAAATTAGTgaaaagaagcaagaaaatgaTGATTCTGAGGAGTTTATATATGTGAATGCTGACCAAAAGTGTTTGATggttgaattgaatggaagccGAAGTTGCCGGATAATATCACGGGTAAAAAACCCAAATGAGCCAAGGAGAGCTCAAAATTACCTAATTCAGCCAAATGAAAAATCAATACGTGAATCAACCAGGACGAGttattatataattcgaatcaatatgattcgaatttgatttgaatgtaattcgaattgatatgattcgaattactaggaaGCCAACAATCGAATGAAGTTCGAAACAACTTGTTTCGAATTACACCATAATAATTCGAATTTAct
This sequence is a window from Arachis stenosperma cultivar V10309 chromosome 10, arast.V10309.gnm1.PFL2, whole genome shotgun sequence. Protein-coding genes within it:
- the LOC130955139 gene encoding nucleobase-ascorbate transporter 2, which codes for MEASKPEEINHPPMDQLQGLEYCIDSNPSWVESIALGFQHYILALGTAVMIPSFLVPLMGGSDDDKVRVIQTLLFVEGINTLLQTLFGTRLPTVVGGSYAYMVPIISIIHDSSLMKIQDPHLRFLNTMRAVQGAMIVASSIQIILGFSQLWAICSRFFSPLGMAPVIALVGFGLFDRGFPVVGHCVEIGIPMLVLFVAFSQYLKSFHTRQIPILERFALLISTTIIWAYAHLLTASGAYKHRPELTQHNCRTDRANLISSAPWIKIPYPLEWGAPTFNVGHAFAMTAAVLVSLIESTGAYKGASRLASATPPPSHVLSRGIGWQGIGILLNGLFGTATGSSVSVENVGLLGSTRVGSRRVIQISAGFMIFFSMLGKFGAFFASIPLPIFAAAHCILFGLVASVGLSFLQFTNMNSLRNLFITGVALFLGLSIPEYFREYTAKALHGPTHTKARWFNDFLNTIFFSSPSVALIIAAFLDNTLDYKDSGKDRGMPWWAKFRSFKGDTRNEEFYTLPFNLNRFFPPS